CGGATCGCCCGTGAGCGTTTTCGCCGTAGAGCAGGAATAGAGCCGATAATTGGTCACCTGAAACAGGATCATCGCTTGTCCCGAAACTACCTGAAAGGGGTTCTCGGCGACGCGATCAACCTGTTCATGGCTGCCGCGGCATTCAATTTCAGGAAGTGGATTCGGAAGTTCGAACACTTTTTTGCCCTTTTTACGCTTTGGCTGTTTTTCGGCACCACAACCCGTCAGCCTTCTATGATGATCCTGTAACGAAAATATCGGATTTTTCAGGCTCGACTACCTAATCGCGGCTCCGATTCAGATCTTGATAACATCATGAATTCCACATCAAACGTCGAAGAACCTATTTTTTCCTATGAAATCAAAAACGCGAATTACGGCCCAAGCATCGTGGCCGGCAGGCGAAGCCGACTGGTTCACGAACAGTATCCCAAGACATCAAAGCGCTTTGCCGAACAGATCGACTACGTCGCCAGTTCGTTGTCCGATAAAAACATCAAGGAACTGGAGAAACTGGCCACGGCTTTGTTCGTGACCATGGAAAGCACAAGAGGAAATGGGATCGAAAAGCGGGCAGACCGTCTCCAAAAACTCAAACCCCATGTGCCGCGTCAGGAGGCCTTGCAGGCTGTGCAAACCGTGGATTCCATGTGTCAACACAGGCCGGGGAGCATTGTGTTCTATAGTGTGCTTCCGGTTGCTGGAACAGCGGTCTTCAGCTCGGAAGCTTTGCCAGGCCCATTTGGGGGGCAAAATGGGCGTTCTAGGGCAAGATAACAGCCTGTTTTGGAAGATATAGCTCGACAATTCAGCATATTGTCTCGGTCCGACCCCAATCTCAACAATCTCAAGTGCTCGTCAGACTGAGTAATTCTCATGCGTGACAAGACAATCAGTAACATCACTGAATATATAGGTATTTGCAATGACCTCATAAATAGCGGTTTCTTTGCATTCAGGGGCCAGTGCTGTTCATTATGGTCTCTTGAACCTGGAATCATGAGAAAGGTTAGAAGAACTTTTGCGGGAATTGGGGAAGGAGGATTGTTGTTTAGACTTTCCGTTGACCATGCGCTCGAGTTAGTAAGGAAAGCGAAGGTCAGCGGGCACTTTGCGGAGAACGAACCTGATTTAAGCATTCTCGCTTCACTACAGCATTATGGAGCAGCCACACCGCTGCTTGATTTCTCATATGACCCTCTAGTGGCCCTCTACTTTGCGTGTCTACCGCATGATGAAAGCGCCGTGGAGTCGGATGGAAAAGTCTTCTGTATTAACTATCCTCACCAGATGAGATCGCATTCTTCCCCGCTGCGCCCCATAAATGACCCGTCGCGTATAAATTTAGATTCAACCCTTGAAGATGCTAGTCGCTATATTTGGTACTGGAAAACACCTGAATATCTTTGCAGAAGGAGCGAGAGACAACAATCTGTATTCATTTTTGGTTGGGGACTATATTGGAAATACGACACAAATAAACTTATCGACGAACTGAATGTATTGGTTATTTCTGCCGAGACAAAAAAAAGTATTCTAAATGAACTTAATCTGAGTCATGGCATATCCGAACAGACTCTCTTTCCTGACGTATATGGTTTTTCACACTCAAACAGCCACGACAAGATGATCAAACATTACAGTTCAGAAGAATTGTATGACAAAGGCGAGGAACAATGGCGAGATGGCAGCCCCGAGTGGGCAGCAGAGTATTACAAAATGGCTTACACTAAGAATCCCAACTGGATAGAGGCAAGATGCAAATCTGCATTGTCGCTAAATTGTATTGGAGAACAAG
Above is a genomic segment from Desulfonatronum thiosulfatophilum containing:
- a CDS encoding transposase → RIARERFRRRAGIEPIIGHLKQDHRLSRNYLKGVLGDAINLFMAAAAFNFRKWIRKFEHFFALFTLWLFFGTTTRQPSMMIL
- a CDS encoding FRG domain-containing protein — translated: MRDKTISNITEYIGICNDLINSGFFAFRGQCCSLWSLEPGIMRKVRRTFAGIGEGGLLFRLSVDHALELVRKAKVSGHFAENEPDLSILASLQHYGAATPLLDFSYDPLVALYFACLPHDESAVESDGKVFCINYPHQMRSHSSPLRPINDPSRINLDSTLEDASRYIWYWKTPEYLCRRSERQQSVFIFGWGLYWKYDTNKLIDELNVLVISAETKKSILNELNLSHGISEQTLFPDVYGFSHSNSHDKMIKHYSSEELYDKGEEQWRDGSPEWAAEYYKMAYTKNPNWIEARCKSALSLNCIGEQDKALTLINASMDTLGRNWKLLLCRSIIDCTGDKDWRVDMREAKAVADTENERSEFEAYLYEYGALLCVKTGITSR